A stretch of DNA from Tautonia rosea:
GACCGATGGCCTGATCGAACGGGGTATACAGCCACTGATGCGCCGGGGAAAGGACCGCAAGATGACCTCCCGGCTTGAGTAGGGCCGAGGCACGGGCGAGTTCCTCGGCGTCGTGCTCGATGTGCTCGACCACGTCGATGTAGAGGATGGTGTCGAAGGAGTCGTGGGAGAGATCCGCAGTCGTCCCGACTGAGACCTTGCAGCAGGACGGCAAGGAGCCATCCGCAATGGACGCGGCGAGTCGGGACGCAAGGGCGTCGTCAGGTTCGAGGCAGACCCAGCGCTGATGGTTCCCTTTGCAGAGAAACCGGGTCGTTCCACCAAAGCCGGCACCGACCTCCAGCACTTCGGGACCAAGAAACGGGGCGAGCTGGCGCTGAAGGTTCGACTTCCAGACCCGGGCATCGGCGAAGAGGTCGAGCTCCGAACCCTCGTAGGTGTACTGGCTCATGATTCACCCGAATAGAGGTTATGCAGTGGGCCGGCGAAATAGCCGTAATCGCGGATGGGCAGAAACGTCAGCCCTTGCCGTCCGCTGAGGGTCACGAAGCAGAACAGGAGTGCCAGCATCACTGCCTGCGCGAGCAGAACGAGGGAGATGCCGACCGCTGTGGTTGCCCAGCCGGGGATAGCGAACGGTGTCACCAGCCGTACGATGACGGCGGCGACAGTGCTTAGCAGGACCAGAAAAATCAGCACGAAGGCAACCATCAACATGCGGACACCGATCAACTCGCTATGCACCGAGATGGCGCTGAGCCCGTGGACGACGAGGCGGACGAAGTTCATGGTTGGCTTGCCGTGCAAGCGTTGGGCTCGGACGGTCGGGACGCTGCAATGCGGCTGACGCGAATTGAAGGCGGCTGCGGCGTAATGATTCCAGAGTTCGGAGACGACGACCAGGCGTTGCAGCACCGACCGCGGGATGACGCTGAAGTTGCCCACCCGCACGTCGAAGCCGGTTAGCACGCGATGGGCGAATCGATAGAGCTGATAGAAAAACCGAAATTTGAGAGACTCTGAGCGGCGGGTGCGATCGGCGAAGACGATTTTTCGACACTGTTCCGCTCGGTAACGATCGAGCATGCGGGGAATGTCGCGGGGGTCGTCTTCGCCGTCGCCATCCATGACGACCAGCGTTTGGCAATCCGGCAATCGATCCGCCACGACGGCCAGTCCGATCGCAATGGCTCGTTGATGACCGAGATTGCGCTTGAGCGGTAAGATGTCAACACGTCCGAGGGCGTGAAACGATCGCTCAACCCCTTGCGGCTCGGTTGAGGAACCGTCGTCGATGACGAGGATATCGGCGGAAAGCCGGTGCGTTTGCAACACACGGTCGATTTCCGGCAGAAGCAAGTCCAGGGCAACCCAGTCGTTGAAGACCGGGATCATGATGACGAGCGAATTGCCCGCAGGACGGGCGCGGGGGTCGTCGAGAGCACTCATCGGGGGGATCGGCCTCCCGGGGCCGACGGTCTTCCGGGGGTGTCGGGGGCCGGCCGATGCAAAGGTCGAAACATCTCACCAGGAACGAGCGGGGATCAAGGCGACATCCTTCGCGCGTCAAGGCCGGTGGATTCTGGGCCGTCCCGACTCGTTGATGTTGGTCGTACCACAAGGCTCAGGACCTCGCAAGCGCGATTCGATCAGGCGTCTCACCGGCCTGAGGAACTCTCTTGAGATGGATCACGTTTCCGAGAGTCCGTAGGCGGCCCCGTAGCGGGATCGGAGCGATTGAATGAGGGGGGTCGCGTCGGGAATGGAGCCAGTTGCGTGGGTGATGAGGTCGGCCGGCCGGTAACGCCGGGCGTGATGATGAATGCGATTGCGGAGCCAATCGAGCAAGGGCTGGGAATCGCCACGGACCAAGGCCGTGTCGAGGTCGCCAAGTTCTCGAGAGGCAGCCTCGAACAACTGGGCGGCATAGACGTTGCCAAGGGTGTAAGTCGGGAAATACCCGATCAATCCGGCCGACCAGTGGACATCCTGGAGACAGCCGTCGGCGACGTCGGGAGCAACGACGCCGAGGTCACGGCGGTACGCCTCGTCCCAGGCTCCCGGCAAGTCGGCCGGGGTGAGATTGCCGGAAATCAGGGCACGTTCGAGATCGAAGCGGATAAGGATGTGGAGGTTATAGGTGACTTCATCGGCCTGGGTGCGAATCAACGAGGGCTCGACGCGGTTGACGGCGCGATGGAACGTGTCGAGATTGGCGGAGCCGAGCGCATTGCGGAAGAGGCGCTTGACGACCGGAAACCAGAAGGTCCAGAAAGGGCGACCGCGACCGACGAGATTTTCCCAGAGCCTCGATTGCGACTCGTGAATGCCGAGCGAGACGGATTCACCCATCGGCGTACCGAAGCGGTCGGAGGGCAGCCCCTGTTCGTAAAGCCCGTGGCCGACTTCGTGCAGCACGCAAAAGAACGACTCCTCGAAGTCGTCGGACCGATATCGAGTGGTGATCCGGCAGTCTCCCGGCGCGATGCCTGAGCAAAAGGGATGGGCCGAAGTGTCGAGACGTCCGCGATCGAAATCGAAGCCGATAGAGGCAGCGACGAGTTCTCCGAGCGTTCGCTGCGTCTCGATCGGGAAAGTACCGTGAAGCACCGACGGATCAGGAGGGTTCGATGCACCGGCAATGGCCTCGACGAGCGGCACCAGATCGGCTCGCAAGGTGGAGAACAGGGTGGACAGCGCCGCGGCCGAGGCGCCGGGTTCGTACTCATCGAGGAGGGCATCATACGGATCCCCCGACTCGTGGCCGACACACTCTGCCTCACGCCGCTTCAGGGTGACGATCCGATCGAGCCAGGGGAGGAATCGTGGAAAATCGCGTGAGCGACGGGATGCAATCCATTCGTGTTGAGCGGTGGAGGTAACGCGGGCAAGTTCTTCCACGAGTGCGCGAGGCAATTTGGTCTTGCGGGTGAAGGATCGCCGGATCTCTCGGACGTTGACAGCCTCGGGCGATTCGGGATTCGCGATCAGGTCGGAGCCCTCGATTGCCTGGAACAGGTCCTCGAGCTTTGGGTCGGTGGATCGTTCGTGTTCCAGGCCCGCAAGCATGCCAAGCTGGTCGCCCCGGAAGGCAGAGCCTCCGTTCGGCATGAAGGTTTGCTCATCCCATGAGAGCAAGGCTGAGCACGAGGCGAGGGTCGACCACTCGCGGCTGCGTTGAATCAACTCGTCGTAGGCGACCTTCACGTCCACGTCTCATCCTCCCTTGGAATCCGAGGCTTGCCGAACAGACGACCCACAGGGCGATGAGGAGGATTCTGAGCGATCGTAAGGCCTGTGATCAAGGCGGCCTCGGACCGATTCACGCGGGAGAGAAGGGCGAATTGTGAGGAATGATGCTTGGCACAAGGCATTCCAGCCAGCATTTCTGAAGGTCAATCGACTTCTCGGGAACAATCCAATGCCAGCCGAATAATCTGGGGAAGTCTGGTGAACGGCCCATCGGAATTGAGGACCTGGAGACGAAAGCGAGGATGAGAGGCTCTCGAAGTTTCCAGGGTGGGAGCGCACAATCATCCGTCGATCGTGAGTGTTTGTTTCATCATGCCATCGTGGCGATCTCCAGGAGTCCGGATGCTGATGAGCAGGTCGAAGCCGGTCCTCGTCCTCGTAGGAATGGTGCTTTCGTTCACAGGGATCATGGAAGAGGTGAGAGCACAGGGCACCCTGGCCGATTATCGTCGGGCTGACGAGCTACGGAGCAGGTTCCGAGAAACGGTTTTCAGGACCAGTGTTCGACCGAACTGGTCAGCCGATCAGTCGCGGTTCTGGTATCGGAACGATCTGCCGGGTGAGTCCCGTGAGTTCGTCGTGGTCGAGCCCGACCTCGGGGTAAGACGGCCGGCCTTCGACCATGAATCGCTCGCCGAGGCACTGGCCGAAGCCACGGGTAACGTGATTTCAGCCGAGCGGTTGCCGATCGATCGACTTGAATGGGCGGAGGATCATCGCTCGTTTCTGTTTCGGGTCGAGGAGTCTTGGTGGCGGTTCGATGCCGAAACCGAGCAATTGACGGCGGCAGACCCGTTGAATCGACCGGTTTCCCGTCGGCGGGACTCGGTGCCCCGGGCCAGCCGACGGACCGGGGAGGAGACCGAGATTCGTGTGGTGAACCAGACTCAGGGGCCGATCACCTTGATTTGGCTCGATCCCTCAGGGCGCCCGCAAGCCTATGGAACGATCTCGGAGGGAGAGGAGCGTCGGCAGCATACGTTCGGCGGGCATGTCTGGTCGATCGAGGATCACGAGGGGCGAGAGATCGACCGCTTTGAGGCTGAAGATCGACCCACTCGCTTTGAAATCACGGTGGATCAGGATGCGCCGCCACCTCCTCCTCGGGAACGACCGAACCGGGGTCGGACCGATCGATGGGAGATGGGGGAGTCGCCAGATGGTCGCTGGATGGCGGTCATCCGGGACGAAAACGTCGTGGTGCGTGATCGAAAGTCCGGCGAGGAATTTGCTCTGACAGAGGAAGGAACGGCAGATGACGGCTACGAGGATCGGGTCTACTGGTCTCCCGACTCGACGAAATTGGTCGTTATGCGGAGGGCCAGGGGAGACGATCGAAAGGTGTTCTTGATCGAGTCGTCGCCGCGTGATCAACTTCAGCCAAAACTCGATTCGTACGACTACCTGAAGCCGGGCGATCAGGTGGAGATCGCCAAGCCCCATCTGTTTGATGTGGAAGCACGGATCGAAATCCCAATTAATGATCAATTGTTCGCTAACCCTTGGCGAATCAACGACGTGCGGTGGGCCTCGGATTCGGGTCGATTCACCTTTCTGTTCAATGAGCGGGGCCATCAACACCTGAGGATTGTCGCGGTTGATGCGGCGACGGGAGAGGCGACCGCGCTGATCGAGGAATCAAGTCAAACCTTTATCGACTATAGTCAGAAATTTTTCTGTCAGTATTTGGATCAAACAGACGAGATTCTCTGGGCTTCGGAACGGGATGGATGGAATCACCTCTATCTTTTTGATGCGAAAACGGGAAGGTTGAAGCATCAGGTGACCCGGGGGGAATGGGTCGTGCGAGGGGTGGATCGTGTCGATGAAGGGGCCCGGCAAATCTGGTTTCGGGCGGGGGGAATCCATCCGGAACAAGACCCGTACCAGATCCATCATGCCCGAGTGAACTTCGACGGAACCGACCTGCTCCTGTTGACTGAAGGAGACGGGACGCACTCGGTCGAGTTTTCGCCGGACGGTCGATTTTTGCTTGATACGTATTCGCGCGTGGACATGCCTCCGGTCATTGAGTTGCGATCGGCGGAGGATGGCCGTTGGATCTGTGAACTGGAGCGAGCCGAGGTTTCGGGGTTAAAGGCGGCCGGCTGGCAGGTTCCCGAGCGATTTGTGGCCAAGGGACGTGACGGCGAGACCGATATCTATGGAGTGATATTCCGTCCGACGAACTTCGATCCTTCGGTGTCGTATCCGGTGATTGAACAGATTTACGCCGGACCGCAGGGGGCGTTTGTTCCGAAGGAATTCTCGTCGTTGCACGGGCCGCAACGGCTCGCGGAGTTGGGGTTCATTGTGGTCCAGATTGACGGTATGGGTACGAACTGGCGGTCGAAGGCGTTTCACGACGTTTGCTGGCAAAACCTGTCCGATGCAGGGTTTCCGGATCGGATTGCCTGGTTGAAGGCTGCGACGGCGGATCGCCCGTACATGGACCTGTCGCGGATGGGGATCTATGGCGGTTCGGCGGGGGGGCAGAATGCGCTGGGTGCCCTGCTCTTTCATCCCGAGTGTTACAAGGTGGCCGTGGCCGATTGCGGATGCCATGATAATCGAATGGACAAAATCTGGTGGAACGAGCAGTGGATGGGATGGCCAGTTGGTCCGCATTATGAGGAATCATCGAACGTGGTGAACGCGCACAGGCTGCGCGGGAAGCTGTTGCTGACGGTCGGAGAGCTGGATCGGAATGTGGATCCCGCCTCGACGATGCAGGTCGTTGATGCGTTGATTCGATCCGGCAAGGACTTCGACCTTCTGGTCATTCCCGGCGGTGGACACGGAGCGGGAGGAAGTCGCTACGGTGATCGTCGCCGTCGGGATTTCTTCGTCAGACACTTGCTTGGGGTCGAGCCGCCAGACTGGAATACGGTGCCATCGGCAGACTCTGATCTGGCCGAGGGAGGCGAGTGATTTGTTTGGGCTGCAACCGCGCCGGTGGGATACTGAGGCCCCTTGCGACCTGGGACGAGGCTGGGTCATCATGGGACGAACGTCTGGTGTCCGGAGGGGATGAGGACCTGCGGACAATTTCGGATTGCGTCCGATCCCTCCTGAACCAACCCTTCGCGGTCCCTCCTCGCGGATCGGGATGGAAGTGAGCAGTGCCTCTGATGAGTTTGCAACGACGCAATGCTTGCCGGCCGATGGGTCGAACCTGGACCTCAGCGGTCCTGGCCCTGTCATTCTGCTCGGCCGTAGCGATGGCCGAGCAAACGCAGGAGGCTCCCGACTTTAACCGGGAGGTCCGTCCGATCCTGACGAGCCAGTGCCTGGCCTGCCACGGCCCCGACGAGGCTGAGCGCAAGGGGAATCTGAGGCTCGATCTTCGTGAGGATACCGTGAGGGATCGGGATGGCTACGCCGTCGTCGTCCCGGGTGATCCCGAGTCGAGTGAACTCATCTTCCGCATTGAATCGGACGATCCGATCGACCAGATGCCACCTCCCGAGAGTGGGCATGAATTGTCGGCCGAGGAGAAGGACATCCTCAGGCGGTGGATCGCTTCGGGAGCGGAGTTCGAGACGCACTGGTCATTCCGTCCCTTGATCCGCCCGGAACTGCCGGTCTTGCCCGACGGATTGGCGAAGGATGTGCGTAATCCGGTCGATGCGTTTGTGCGAGCCCGTCTAGCGATGGCCGGCCTGGATCCGGAGCCAGAGGCTGATCGGTACACCCTTGCACGTCGGTTGGCGCTCGACCTGACGGGCGTCCCGCTCCGTCCGGAGGAGGTTGATGCGTTTATCGCTGACGATCGCCCCGACGCTTACGAGCGTCTGGTGGATCGCCTGCTTGACTCGCCGCGATTCGGTGAGCACTGGGCACGCACGTGGCTCGACCTGGCCCGCTATGCTGATACCAAGGGATACGAGAAAGATCAGCCGCGCACCATGTGGCGTTACCGTGACTGGCTGATCGACTCGATCAACGATGACATGCCGTTCGATCGCTTTACCGTGGAGCAACTCGCAGGGGACCTCTTGCCCGATCCGACTGACGACCAGATTCTTGCGACGGCGTTTCATCGGAATACGATGACCAACGACGAGGGAGGAACCGACGACGAGGAATTCCGTATTGCCGCCGTAAAGGATCGGGTCGACACGACCATGCAAGTCTGGATGGGTTTGACGATGGGCTGCGCCAAGTGCCACAGTCACAAGTTCGACCCGATCTCCCAGCGCGACTACTACGCCTTTTACGCCATCTTCAATCAGACCGAAGATGCCGATCGCCCCGACGAGGCCCCGACGCAGCCGATGCCCACGCTCTGGCAAACAGAGCAGGTGGACAAAACAGAGGCTCGCCTTGTCGAGCTTCAAAAAGAGTTCTGGCGCGACTCTCCCGAACAGGCCGAGAGTCAACGCGCCTGGGAAATGGTGATCGCCGACCGTAGTCGGTGGCACTCGGCAACCATCTTACGGACTGAGGCGGAAAGCGGGGCATCGCTTGAGGTGAGAGAGGACGCATCGGTGGTCATCTCTGGGCCTCATGTGGATCGGGAGACACTGACTCTTGAGCTCGAGGTTCCGGAACGAGTGACGGCAGTGCGGCTCGAAGCCCTCAAGGATCCGAGTTTACCTCAGGGCGGACCCGGCCGTGCGGAGCATGATCGGAACGCTGTCGTCTCCGAATTTCGGCTCGCCTTGCTCCCGAACGGCGAAGCAACTGAGACACTGCCATTACGTGTGTTTGAGGCTCGGGCGGACTTTGAGCAACGGGGGTATCCAGCATCTTCGGCGATCGACGACGACCCGGAAACTGGTTGGGCCTGGGCGCCGATGAACGACGAGCCTCATGTCATTCTCTTCACTCTGGCTGAACCGCTTGAAGCCGAAGGAGCACGGCTGGTAGTGACGATCGAACAGAACTATCCCAAGCTGCAGCTTGGGAGTTTTCGGCTCTCGACGACCAATTCCGAAGACCCTGCATTGCTTCTTCCCGAGTTCCGATCCTTGGGCGAGCTGGCCGCGATTCCGATTGAGGAGCGGACCTCGGACGATCAGAAACGGCTAGACGAGTCGTATCGACGCTCGCATGAGCCGACCATGTCAATTCACTCGCAGATCGAGGAACTCGAAGCGAACCTCAAGTCGATTCGAGAAACGATTGCGAAGACACCGATTCTTCGAGAACTCCCAGCCGACCGGAGACGAGTCACGCGAATTCATCAACGAGGTAACTTTTTGGAACCCGGCGAGGAGGTTTCCCCGGCGGTCCCCGACGCTTTCGGTGCACTTCCGGAGGAGAGCACGCTCGACCGCCTGGCGGTGGCTCAGTGGCTCGTCTCCAAGGAGAACCCTCTGACGTCTCGCGTGGCAGTGAATCGCGTTTGGGCGCGGATCATGGGGAACGGTCTGGTTGAGACAGAGGAGGACTTCGGTCTCCAAGGATCACCACCGACACATCCGCAGTTACTTGACTGGTTGGCCGTCGCTTACCGAGACGATCTGGGATGGTCGCTCAAGGAGCTTTGCCGGGTTATCGTTCACTCGTCAACGTATCGGCAATCGTCGCGTCACGAGCCGTCGAAGGTCCAGACCGATCCACGCAATACGCTGCTGAGCCGATCCCCTCGGTACCGCTTGTCGGCCGAGACGATCCGCGATCAGGCGCTGGCTGTGGCGGGGTTGCTTTCGGAGAAGGTGGGAGGACCATCGGTCATGCCGCCACAACCTCCAGGTCTCTGGAGGGCGGCCTACAGCACCTTGAAATGGGAGACGAGTCCTGGAGAGGATCGACATCGGCGAGCACTCTACACGTTTCTGAGAAGAACGAGTCCTTATCCGTCGATGACAACCTTCGATGCCGGATCGGGAGAGGTCTGCACCATTCGGCGGGTGCGTACAAATACGCCGTTACAGGCTTTGGTGACGTTGAATGATCCGGCGTTTGTCGAAGCCGCCGCTGCGCTCGGCCGGCGCATGGTCGCCGAGGCTGGACCCGATTTAGGCAGGATCGCTGCTCGGGGTGCTGAGCTGGCGCTCGGCCGTCCGGCAACGGAGTCTGAGGTGGATCGGCTGGTTGCCCTCTTCAAGGAGGCGAGCGAGGAGTTCCGTGCTGAGGAGGGAGCCGCCCGGGCGTTCCTCGACTCGGCCAATGCTCCGGAAAGCGAAGTGGGAGTCGACCCGATTGAGACGGCTGCCTGGGGTGTTGTTGGGAATGTGCTTTTGAATCTGGATGAGACGCTCACCCGGCCCTGAGTTGCCCCTGCCCTGCCCTGCACCGCATCGAGGATTGCACGCGATGAACGTTCCGCACGAGCGAGCCTTGACCCAGACGCGACGGCACTTTTTCGGGGGTGTTGGCCTGAGCCTCGGGGCGATTGCTCTGGGAGCGTTGCAAGGACGCGCGGCGACTCGAACCGATGACCCGATGTCGCCAAAGCCGACGATGCATGCGCCGAAAGCAAAATCTGTCATCTATTTACACATGGCGGGGTCGCCGTCACAGCTTGATCTGTTCGAGCATAAGCCTGAACTGATGAAATTCAGCGGCAAGGACTGTCCGGCGGAGTATCTGGAAGGGAAACGGTTCGCTTTCATCAAGGGAACGCCCAAGATGCTCGGGCCTCAGTTTGTGTATGCGAGGCATGGGCAGTCGGGTCAGTGGATCAGCGAGCTTCTGCCCCACTTTTCGAAGGTGGTGGACAAGACATGCGTGATCCGGTCAATGTCGACAACCGAGTTCAATCATGCTCCTGCACAATTGTTTGTGCATACGGGTCAGGCACGACCGGGAAATCCGAGCATGGGCTCATGGGCAACCTATGGTCTGGGAAGCGAGGCAGAGGATTTGCCGGGCTTCGTGGTGCTTTGCTCTGGCGGCAAAGTTCCTGATGCGGGCAAGAGCGTGTGGGGCTCTGGCTTTCTTCCTTCGGTGTATCAAGGAGTGCAGTGCAGGACTGACGGAGACCCGGTATTGTACCTCTCCGACCCCGCAGGGATGAGCCGCTCGCTACGTCGCA
This window harbors:
- a CDS encoding glycosyltransferase, with translation MSALDDPRARPAGNSLVIMIPVFNDWVALDLLLPEIDRVLQTHRLSADILVIDDGSSTEPQGVERSFHALGRVDILPLKRNLGHQRAIAIGLAVVADRLPDCQTLVVMDGDGEDDPRDIPRMLDRYRAEQCRKIVFADRTRRSESLKFRFFYQLYRFAHRVLTGFDVRVGNFSVIPRSVLQRLVVVSELWNHYAAAAFNSRQPHCSVPTVRAQRLHGKPTMNFVRLVVHGLSAISVHSELIGVRMLMVAFVLIFLVLLSTVAAVIVRLVTPFAIPGWATTAVGISLVLLAQAVMLALLFCFVTLSGRQGLTFLPIRDYGYFAGPLHNLYSGES
- a CDS encoding PSD1 and planctomycete cytochrome C domain-containing protein codes for the protein MSLQRRNACRPMGRTWTSAVLALSFCSAVAMAEQTQEAPDFNREVRPILTSQCLACHGPDEAERKGNLRLDLREDTVRDRDGYAVVVPGDPESSELIFRIESDDPIDQMPPPESGHELSAEEKDILRRWIASGAEFETHWSFRPLIRPELPVLPDGLAKDVRNPVDAFVRARLAMAGLDPEPEADRYTLARRLALDLTGVPLRPEEVDAFIADDRPDAYERLVDRLLDSPRFGEHWARTWLDLARYADTKGYEKDQPRTMWRYRDWLIDSINDDMPFDRFTVEQLAGDLLPDPTDDQILATAFHRNTMTNDEGGTDDEEFRIAAVKDRVDTTMQVWMGLTMGCAKCHSHKFDPISQRDYYAFYAIFNQTEDADRPDEAPTQPMPTLWQTEQVDKTEARLVELQKEFWRDSPEQAESQRAWEMVIADRSRWHSATILRTEAESGASLEVREDASVVISGPHVDRETLTLELEVPERVTAVRLEALKDPSLPQGGPGRAEHDRNAVVSEFRLALLPNGEATETLPLRVFEARADFEQRGYPASSAIDDDPETGWAWAPMNDEPHVILFTLAEPLEAEGARLVVTIEQNYPKLQLGSFRLSTTNSEDPALLLPEFRSLGELAAIPIEERTSDDQKRLDESYRRSHEPTMSIHSQIEELEANLKSIRETIAKTPILRELPADRRRVTRIHQRGNFLEPGEEVSPAVPDAFGALPEESTLDRLAVAQWLVSKENPLTSRVAVNRVWARIMGNGLVETEEDFGLQGSPPTHPQLLDWLAVAYRDDLGWSLKELCRVIVHSSTYRQSSRHEPSKVQTDPRNTLLSRSPRYRLSAETIRDQALAVAGLLSEKVGGPSVMPPQPPGLWRAAYSTLKWETSPGEDRHRRALYTFLRRTSPYPSMTTFDAGSGEVCTIRRVRTNTPLQALVTLNDPAFVEAAAALGRRMVAEAGPDLGRIAARGAELALGRPATESEVDRLVALFKEASEEFRAEEGAARAFLDSANAPESEVGVDPIETAAWGVVGNVLLNLDETLTRP
- a CDS encoding prolyl oligopeptidase family serine peptidase, whose product is MSRSKPVLVLVGMVLSFTGIMEEVRAQGTLADYRRADELRSRFRETVFRTSVRPNWSADQSRFWYRNDLPGESREFVVVEPDLGVRRPAFDHESLAEALAEATGNVISAERLPIDRLEWAEDHRSFLFRVEESWWRFDAETEQLTAADPLNRPVSRRRDSVPRASRRTGEETEIRVVNQTQGPITLIWLDPSGRPQAYGTISEGEERRQHTFGGHVWSIEDHEGREIDRFEAEDRPTRFEITVDQDAPPPPPRERPNRGRTDRWEMGESPDGRWMAVIRDENVVVRDRKSGEEFALTEEGTADDGYEDRVYWSPDSTKLVVMRRARGDDRKVFLIESSPRDQLQPKLDSYDYLKPGDQVEIAKPHLFDVEARIEIPINDQLFANPWRINDVRWASDSGRFTFLFNERGHQHLRIVAVDAATGEATALIEESSQTFIDYSQKFFCQYLDQTDEILWASERDGWNHLYLFDAKTGRLKHQVTRGEWVVRGVDRVDEGARQIWFRAGGIHPEQDPYQIHHARVNFDGTDLLLLTEGDGTHSVEFSPDGRFLLDTYSRVDMPPVIELRSAEDGRWICELERAEVSGLKAAGWQVPERFVAKGRDGETDIYGVIFRPTNFDPSVSYPVIEQIYAGPQGAFVPKEFSSLHGPQRLAELGFIVVQIDGMGTNWRSKAFHDVCWQNLSDAGFPDRIAWLKAATADRPYMDLSRMGIYGGSAGGQNALGALLFHPECYKVAVADCGCHDNRMDKIWWNEQWMGWPVGPHYEESSNVVNAHRLRGKLLLTVGELDRNVDPASTMQVVDALIRSGKDFDLLVIPGGGHGAGGSRYGDRRRRDFFVRHLLGVEPPDWNTVPSADSDLAEGGE
- a CDS encoding class I SAM-dependent methyltransferase; protein product: MSQYTYEGSELDLFADARVWKSNLQRQLAPFLGPEVLEVGAGFGGTTRFLCKGNHQRWVCLEPDDALASRLAASIADGSLPSCCKVSVGTTADLSHDSFDTILYIDVVEHIEHDAEELARASALLKPGGHLAVLSPAHQWLYTPFDQAIGHFRRYSKGSLAALSPPGLDRVRLRYLDTAGLLASLGNRLVLNSAMPSPRQIAFWDRYLVRASRVLDPLLNYHLGKSVLGIWKRPTTSTRSA
- a CDS encoding carboxypeptidase M32 yields the protein MDVKVAYDELIQRSREWSTLASCSALLSWDEQTFMPNGGSAFRGDQLGMLAGLEHERSTDPKLEDLFQAIEGSDLIANPESPEAVNVREIRRSFTRKTKLPRALVEELARVTSTAQHEWIASRRSRDFPRFLPWLDRIVTLKRREAECVGHESGDPYDALLDEYEPGASAAALSTLFSTLRADLVPLVEAIAGASNPPDPSVLHGTFPIETQRTLGELVAASIGFDFDRGRLDTSAHPFCSGIAPGDCRITTRYRSDDFEESFFCVLHEVGHGLYEQGLPSDRFGTPMGESVSLGIHESQSRLWENLVGRGRPFWTFWFPVVKRLFRNALGSANLDTFHRAVNRVEPSLIRTQADEVTYNLHILIRFDLERALISGNLTPADLPGAWDEAYRRDLGVVAPDVADGCLQDVHWSAGLIGYFPTYTLGNVYAAQLFEAASRELGDLDTALVRGDSQPLLDWLRNRIHHHARRYRPADLITHATGSIPDATPLIQSLRSRYGAAYGLSET